TTGATGAGCTTCATGTAAGATGTCATAGAGTCTTCGGTCCAAGCAAACTCTCAAGATACCCGAATTAAGATTTCAAAACCTCACTACTAGGACATTTCTCATGTCTTCaaaggaagaaaaaacaaatttgtaAAACCTTTTTCCCAGAAGAATAACTTCCCATGATCCCAGAGATTTCCAAGCAAAATCTAGCTTTTTGCATACGTCCATATGAGTAAGAGGTTTGTCACATTTGGATAGTATTAATTTTCAATTGAGGTGATTTTTAGGGTGTAATCTGAATTGAAGTTTTAGTAATAAATGAAGGAAAAATTTTGTTTGTTCAAGGAAATTGCAATTATGTTGGGATTCTTATATCTTAACTCTTATTATTAAATtcatagtttatatatatatatatatatatatatataaagtaatttgaACACTATATATTCTGTGAAGATAAAGTCTGAAAATtgaaaagtaatttaaaaaaattaaaaaaaatatgttatgactaaataaataaaaatgaaaaacagtttataaatttaaagttattaattaattacgaaaatataatatttaatttttaaaaataactatataaAAGAACCTTCTTATGATAAgaaggaataaaataaataataaataaatataatataaaaaataataagatttttttttaattatataaattattagagagagagagagatttggAGTTAGGTTTTGAAGAATACTTATAAGTAATTTATCAAAAAGGGATTTTTAAGGTgttttatatatacattttgttttactaattttatatgcatttttatatacatatatggtATTTttagtgaaaaagaaaacactttCTATATTTGTGTATTTCAATATAtaagtatttatatttttcaagaatatcataaattaaatatcttaaaattatttgtgATTATGATTTTAATAACACATTTTGAATTTAAACAAGTTAGATATTGTATGTAAGAGTGTGTGAGATTTTGTATGAGATTATTCATCCGTTGAACATTGAAAGATAAACGAGTTGAAAGGCTTTGTCTGAGGTTATTTATTTACGATGGTggttaattatgaaaaaaagtcTAACTACTCTCTAAGAACATGATTAAATGAGCATTGGACCTACATGGGTCTAAAATGACCTCCTTATATGTAGGGATCCATGACAAAAACTATAAATAGGTGAATGCTCCAAAAATGAAATGTAATGAATGTTTAACCCTAAACACAATTATAACATCACCACATCTGACTTAGCGTTAAAGTATTTTTGTAGATACTTTGCTTCGGACAGAAagacaatttatattttgaaagacAAAAAATTACAAGACTTAAAAGTAAATGATAAAAGATATTCaatcttgtaaaaattatttgtttcctAGATTAAATTAAGTTAATATAATAGACTATTTACAAAACTGAGATCCTATCTTATTTATTATAATCTAAGGACCAAATAGAGGATCAAACTTCTAGAAATactatagaaaaataataacttattttCTATATGCAAAAACATCGATTTATATactaatttcaaatattttcttcaaaCTCCATTTGTCATCTTTGTAATAATCCTTCCTTTCTACGTAGttgttatacttttttttatttgtttattagaTTTAACTCTAGTAGTAACTCTCTCCAATTTCTTAGATGGTTTCATCTTCCTTCATTATCAATGATTAAAACTTCGGCAATCCCTAAAAAAACACAAGTGACCATAACAATTTTGGGTTTATAGATAAGAAACAGATAACAAAAAAGACACAgtagtttaaattttcaaagGCATCTCATACATTTTGAAGAGAATGgtatattaattttatgtttaagGATATTTTGATTTGACCTACTTTTAGAACATGAATCAGTTTTCACATAACCTTAATTATTACAATTGATGAAGATCTCTTGCTTAAAGTAGAGAATGAAAGATTCTTATGAaccctaataaaaaaaaaagcagctcaaatgtaaaagaaaggaaaagcaaaaagaaaagaaagtgcaAATTCTTATTCACAAAGTAAAGTACATcaatgtatatataaaaaaaacaaaaactaaagcctaacaaaaaaaataataaggaaagttgagaaaaaaaactaataaaatccaataacttaaaatagaaaagtaaatatgttaacattaattttttaatttttttatcaaaattatgaTTGATTTTAGAATTCTTAGTTTTGGAGTATTGCATTCCACAAAGAGTAATTTTCAAATATGATGATGAAATgtgaaatctgaaaaaaaaattataaataatttctagaatttatattttgaaatataaaataaataatatatttcgaAATGtgatttttaaatagaaaaaatatattttgaaacgtatagtttaaaatataaaatattatttttaatgttttaaaatgtataatacAAAAACATCATCTGAAGCTGCGCAAATGAAAACCtttagataaataatttttgcGGGAGTGAAACTTGAATTGAACTGTTCTTACTTAATCCGTTTTTGTTTGATTCTGTGCCCTTGAAAATTTAGGCCTAACAAATCATTGTTGATGAATATTTCGGTGTAAAAGTTTTATAAATCCAAAATGTCttttaaacaataatttttttcggATGGAAAGTTGATTCTTCATTACTCAAGTACCAAGTCAAATAATAACTACGTATGATAATAtgtaatttgttattttaaaaaaattttgcGATTATTATTAATCTTGCTATATACACGTTCTTTCCAGATCTGATGGCGTCGTTGTTTTCATAAACATGATGAGtacagaagaaaaagaagaattaTTAGTCTGGTCCATGTCCTTCTCAGATCGGAGGTGATAATTAATTCTTAATTTCTACGAAACCAGATTCTAATACACAGGATTTAGCAGTAAAATTCAGATGAGATTTTTAAATGTCATGTTTGTCTAAGATTGAGGATGGTGAGGGTAACAAAACTTCatacataatatatttattattacttttatatatatatatatatatatatatatatatattatttaattgagatattaagaagtgaactttaagtctaaatCAACTCCATAAACGACTCATgaagtgaggtttgcatccacctatatactatgaaaaactctaatatctagtcgatgtAAAATCTCTAACACATCCCCTCACGTCGAGACTGCCAACTCATGCGTGgaactatatattatggataGTCCGATAGCGAGTGACACGATAGGTCCAACACAAACACTTGCTAGGATAGGTTCGAAAATGGCTATAATATCAtcttaagaagtggactttaagtctagcTCAACCCTATAAAACCGTCTCATGGGgtgaagtttgcacccacttatatactatgaaaaactttaatctctagtcgatgtagaATCTCCAACATGAGAAGAAATAAATAGaggaaataaatgaaaaaatgtaaaaaaaataatagaaggaACCAAAGCAATTATAatccattatatatatatattatttatttattttaaacacaTTCACTTTATTCTCCATAACATACTAATTTCATTTTCAAGGATTAAAACATTCGTAAAATATTCCcctcaatttatttaatttttaatttttactgataaaaaaaatattaatttcattttcaaacacatcttttcatttttagagtataataaattatgtttttccATATTTCACTAGCAAATCAGcattatttcttcttttctttcttttttttctctctttttttttcatccaaACTCAACATTTTACTATAGAATATGTAACTTTTGaaattcttaaaattttgtaataattaattcTAATAAATGCAAGCGAAAATGCATAAGAAAAAGTTGTTTTACTTTTTCTGCACGAGCATAGgctctctttttcttcatgttttGCATTAAACTAGAATAATTTATCCATAACCTTTGAACAAAGAGAAATTCTACtgtgaacaaatatactttaatagagaaattataaaataaagaagaaaacctTCTGGTTTGTATTGAAAGTGTCATAGATTTATGGTTACAGGCATGGCCAACCGAAAACTCTGACATAAAACATTGGCACTTTTGTTCTTCATTGGCCCTAGAATGCATCTTTGTCAGCTTATGAAATTCCTTGTTACTACAGTCTGCAGGCAAACACATGCAAAATGTGTCATGCTGTTTCCTTCCTCCAAGAATCCAATGCATGAATCACTTGTGATGTTTTCTGGTTGGAACTGTGTATCATGTTACTTCTATAGTAGCAGATAGGTTTTTACTTATTCAGGAACTCACAGACCGTGTTTAATggtaattatattaaaaactatattaatatcaaaattaaagtATGCTTTTAATTAACTAGCTCAAATTTATAagatttattagaaaaaaattattatacttataattttaatatgctctttaataaaaacttattactTTTAAGTATTTAAAATTAGTCCATGAGATAGAGATGTTAATGAAACTAAATGAAATTTATAGTGATTTTGTTTCTCTTAAACATCTATCATATATAGGTATTTCCCATAAGGgtttaattctaaattattttaaaataaaattaagaattaattattcattttgtctagttttttaaaaattagttttaatacttaacattatctttttgtctttgattttttaaaatttcttttgatATAATACTCAAATTaacactaaaaaataaaaaataaatacatatggaaacttaaaaaattattttatgtaaaaaaactaaaataaatgttttctgACACATGAATTAATAGGaaattaaatctaaaataatttattttaagctAAGACAATCTTCTTTTTAACCACTACACAGATGTATATAATTAACTTCTGAAATTTAGAGTGAGTCCACATTTATGCTAGTATTAGTTACATtaactttaaattcttattacaaatttaaaagtaaaaataaatgaaatatttttttagagtaGGGAAATGTCTCCACCTCTATTGCAATATCAGTcttaaaataatcattattttttcattttaaatttagtataatataattttaagggAAAAAATTTTgttgacaaaaaaaaacatagataaaccatcataataatattttatactaaaaaataaattaaatattattaaaatattaatttatttatttgttaattgCATGTTGTGTCAACATATCATATGTTAAGTTAAAAACATTTACCTCacaaagtaataaaataatatttaattatttattttatattttaattttaaatattattatattattataatgtaatgtgaaagtatatattttttagtgtaAAAAAATCTTTTCCAAATAATAACTAGTATAACTGAACTCACTCAGACCTTTAACATATTACACTACATCTCATGCCTCAACATAATCGGCACCTAATACAAAATTGCAGGACACAGATGGGGCATAGATCACCAATCATCCCATGCAAGAGCTTTTATTCTCTCTTTCCCAATATTTGTGTACAATTTCATGAAAGCAGGGACGAATATCACACACAAAACGACATAGTTGCCACCCCATCCCTAATCCATTAGAACACACTCCCTTAGTTTGTTGCCTGAATGAATCTACCCTATTTCATCTGCATTTTAACTTTTCCCCATTGCTTCTTGTCTTTtgctattaattttttttgcatatCCCCACATTAAATGCACACCCTCACTTTCACCCCAACAATTTACTCGGTTCCTTAACTAACATTAGCTGTGAAACACCAAGCTCACTCATGGAACCCCCAAAAAACCTTTGAGCCTTCCCTCAACAATGTTTCTCCTTTGAAGGAAACCAAACACTTGGTTTCCCACATAGAAATGGGTTGTTGTGTCAGTTGTAGTCACAAAACCTCGACCTCGCCACTAAGAAACTTCCATGCTTCACCACAACCGCTTACTTACCGAGAGAATCCTTTAGAAAGCAGCAGAGCAACAGAGGAAGAAAGTGAAACAGTGAAGCAAGTGCTCTTGGAAGGCCCCAAATGGAACCCAACAACCTTTGACAAACCAAAACCTCAGAAGCCACTCCAAGACAAGTTCAAAGATGAACAGAGCAAAGTTCAGAAAAAGCCATTGTCCATTCATAGAGCCGAAGACCCCACAGAAGAAGTTTGCAGCTTGAGCGAAACCATGTCCACAACTACTTCAATCACCGAGCACAGAGAAGAAACGTGCAAAAGGGTCGATATATCTCAGGCCAAATTGCAGAAAAATCGTTCCTTTCCCGgtgagagaagagagagaacaGTGCATGGTGCAAGGAACAACCTTAAGTCTATGAGGCTAGTTCAGTGCAGAGACCAAACGGCTCAGAAAACAGGCAGCGTTGGAACACTTCGCCGGCAAGATCCGGCCGAGAAATCTTTCCGGCAGTCAAGGTCGCCGGCCACCGGTGCCAAAACCGGAGGATCTAAGTCCGTCGTGGGTCGGAGCCCATCTGTGAGAAAAACTAACCGGTACCCAGCTAGGGTAACGACAAGCACAACGGGAAACGGTTGCCGGAAAAATGATAATCCGGCGACGGCGAGGAAATGGATTTCTGGCGGCGAGTCACTGGAGAATCCACTTGTGTCATTGGAATGCTTCATCTTTTTATAGGACTTTGTGAATGAGCAGCGATGGTGGTGGGTGGCGCCACCAGTGAGCCACCGTTTAGTGGGTGAGCTTAGTGTGAAATGATATTATGAGTAACTcgtcatttattatttatgtacTTTCTTCGATCTTCTTAATTGCTTATGCAGTTTAGGTATAAATATGGTAAGTCAAAGGTGTGAAATAGGACATTGTCTTAACTTTTGAATTGCATCAATGGCATtggtaaaataaaaaacaaaaagggtaaaaaaatcttgagaaaatgtaaaagaaattaataaaaaaaaactaacaaaagGCTTTCTTTCTAAATTTGTTGGTGAATAGAGCCAAAGCAATGCATACTGGAGTGGCAGATTTTGGAAATTATCCTCTGCAACAAGATTTTGGAAATTGTTTGATAAGATGGAGGAAGAGTTTGAATAGTTGCAACAGGTGTATTTATTTGGTGATGGCACTTATATTATACCAGAAAATCGAAGATGTTTTCCACAGGTGCCAGAGCCTCTTCATTATTAGatggaaaacaaaattaaacaacaatatgtaaaactaaaattgaaaaatatcgtatttaaatgtaaattttacgaatttcagatttgagaattagaaagatggctaataatttttatttttatttttacttttattgataaatgacaacttttagtttttatataatattttttgacCATGTCATTATTTAACCCAGCAAAATAAGGTAGCTACTTAGATagctttttttataaaaaaaaaaatatcagaatTAGTTTAAAATATGACATAAAATAAACAGTATGAAAAAAGGTATATTAGttgaaagtaaaaatataattaaaacgattatctataaataaaaatcataatagttttaaattaattgaaaactaaaattataaatactctaaaatatattttcagcaaaatgaaattgaaatttatataaaaatatcatataaacaagttaattttataattttcaactATAAACTTTCTATAATACGTTTGTAATGTTATACTAACACTTTTGTATTATTTGGTAATTGATATATTTGATATGCATGATATGGCAACTTTGTAATATTTGTGATATTACtgttagaaaattattaaatataaattaattttaaaaattaaaaataattacttcttatattgacaaaattatatattattttagagacaaaaaaattattgtatctaaattagtttttataaatagtttttaaattgatatttaattatctaCCTtagttttagctaccaattatttagattttaaagttcgtatctaaaattttggtattactagtttagaaattatttattaatagaaactaatttagataccaataatttttttagtctataaaaatagtatttaattttgtcaatataacaattaattattttttgtctctaaaaataatttttatttaataattttcttgtagtgtaggaactaataatattattttttataaataaaaagataaaatatatttttttttttaaaaaaacttcaacaaatatttaaaaattatagtaaGGTTTTAGATAAATTTAGGGTATTTTTGTCTCTTTATTTTTAAGACAATCtcttaaaatataagtaataacAAGAGAACAACTAAAAGATAaggagatttaaaaaaaaaaatactacaatGAGAAGCTTATTTTTAGTTCAAAAGGTTTAACTAAGTTCACTTTTAAAATTCTAACCCATAACAAAGCGTTCACACCTATATatccaaattttttatttttatcattattatatattaaataatgaataaaaataaatttatgatacatatatttataacatttaaatatttttataatttatattatcttagtattttttattatatattaaataataaatacatataaatttatgataaaaataaaaaaatataaatagacatgcattacaaattatatttaatttttcatatgaAATCTTGTTACTCACTCTCAATATATGTGGATTTCTAACCATAACACTAATTTAgtgtttatttttatgatattttttatgataaaccTAATGGAAagagtgaaataaaaaaatatttattttaaaaacaaattgattctgtacaaataattatattaacatgttatataaatattaatatttaaaaatatttttattaatcaaagatatatttgaaattatttataatatttaaggtacgctttttcatatttttaatatttataaatatagttaTATATTGAAAATGCGTGTGCGgataagttggttaatttaaaatttattcatataaaatcatttcatttgtataataggtttccatctagtctgttcttataatctctttatgaatatgtatagtctacctatataTTGTTTTCGTTAATATATGGGTTTGGTCTACtctccccatatttttgtattttctttcttttttttaataatagttttttcatgtgatgataaatgattgttgttCATTGAGGTATAagtctagctgagatgtcaagttgcatagcgatgtctaacatgaaagtttttataaaaaatatatagttatatatcaATATAAGAGGTTACGGGTTACCTCAGTGCACCACAATATTTTAACTCATCATTTCGAACAATTTTTTTGATTGTGCTTTAATAAAGAGGGTAATAGCTTGTGAAAAAGTTTGTGGGTCTTTGTGATTTGGTGTATTTGGAAGCATAGAAACAggattatttttaatcaatcaaAGATAGATGCAGAGGAAATCCTTACAATGACACAAATTCAATCTTAACCATGAATGAAACATAAAGTAAGGAATGTCAACTTCTCATTTTCTGATTAGATATATCTCCCTCTATTTGTATTAAGATGATAACAAAATAAGAATGTGGGCATAAAAGCTTTACTTGCCTTATTTTGTTTAGCTTTCTGTTTTTTGGCAATGCTggaattgaatttaaaaatatgtaatttgaGTCATTTGGTTTAACTTTGATTACCTTCTTGAGATGGCTAAGAGGTGTGGAAGGTCGTTCTTTTTAGTGCGGGTAGTTTTTGTTTGGTAGTAGGATGCTTATTTCGGGTAGGGAACCTTTGGGGCAGCCTAAAACCACATATTTCTAGTTtaggaaaatattatgttttttggGCTGTGTGGAGTGCATACAGTTTATAATCATATGTAGCTATTCTGGTATTTATGTAGAATAATTACAATATTATGTGGAGATAATTGATATGTCTCTTACTCTAGGAAGGGAAAGGTTTTACTTTTGGTGCAGATATTGTTTCTAATTTGAAGCTAAATAAATATGTAGCTCACGGAAAATTGTAAATTGGTGAGGAGGAAGTGTAAGTGCAGGTTGAAAAACCAGTCATCAAGAGATTGGAAGGAACAAGAACATCAATTCATTTTTGTTAAGAGATATTTGGAAGATGTTGTTGGAATATTGCATGAGACCACAAAGTTTTGTATGGAGGTTGTATTAGATTATTGATATAAAACGGTTGGACCACTtttaaaatgttgtttttaattttattaattatttgttaaaaaaaattatttaaatataaataatgttaaagAAGTCATATAAATTGTatatattacattaaaaaaacttaattatattattaggtAGTGCTATGTACTTTTAATTCATATAGATtagtgatttatttttattattttttatttattactatGTATGTAACAAagtaataattcaaaatattgaaattttaaaatataattaaggatataatatatatatataatagagatatgttgattatatatatatatatatgtctatttttatgtaagtttttatcttttattttatttattagtttcactttgattttttatatttttttagtgttatgttaaaatattttcaaatatatatatatatatagagagagagagagagagagagattaagTGTACAAATTCTATGTCTTGTTTGTATAAATTATACTCTAATATAGAATATAGTTTataaaacaaactaaaatatgaatcatttaattattttgtt
The sequence above is a segment of the Phaseolus vulgaris cultivar G19833 chromosome 2, P. vulgaris v2.0, whole genome shotgun sequence genome. Coding sequences within it:
- the LOC137809484 gene encoding uncharacterized protein, with product MGCCVSCSHKTSTSPLRNFHASPQPLTYRENPLESSRATEEESETVKQVLLEGPKWNPTTFDKPKPQKPLQDKFKDEQSKVQKKPLSIHRAEDPTEEVCSLSETMSTTTSITEHREETCKRVDISQAKLQKNRSFPGERRERTVHGARNNLKSMRLVQCRDQTAQKTGSVGTLRRQDPAEKSFRQSRSPATGAKTGGSKSVVGRSPSVRKTNRYPARVTTSTTGNGCRKNDNPATARKWISGGESLENPLVSLECFIFL